The Capsicum annuum cultivar UCD-10X-F1 chromosome 3, UCD10Xv1.1, whole genome shotgun sequence genomic sequence CCTCAAGTACAATTGGGTGTTGCACAACAAATCAATGAAACTCCACAAACTGATGAAAATGTTCAAATAAATCAAGTTTAAATTATTCCAGAAATTATTGAGCAACCAGTTGAACAACATGATCCTCAGGAAAATATTGGTACAACATTAAGAAGATCTACTAGACAAAGAAAATCAGCAATTTCTAGTGATTTTGTTGTGCATTTACAGGAATCTGACATTGGAATTGAAAATGAGCCTGAGTCTTTTTCACAAGCCATGAATTGCAAAGAGTCAGAATTGTGGTACAGTGCCATAAAAGAAGAGATAAATTCCATGAAAATCAATGAAGTTTGGGATCTTGTCAAGTTACCTAATGGTGTAAAAGCCATTGGATGTAGGTGggtctttaaaactaaaaaggacTCATCAGGCAATATTGAAAGATGTAAAGCAAGACTTGTTGTTAAAGGATTCACTCAAAAGGAAGGAATTGACTACACAGAGACATTTTCTCCTGTGTCGAAAAAGGATTCCTTACGCACAATATTGGCATTAGTAGCCCATTTTGACTTAGAATTGCAACAAATGGATGTGAACACCGCATTTCTCAATGGTGATCTAGAGGAAGATGTTTATATGAAACAAcctgaaggtttctcctctagtGATGGTGAGCACTTGGTATGTAAGTTGAATAAATCCATATATGGACTAAAATAAGCCTCACATCAATGGTATTTGAAATTTCACAATGTAATCTCTTCATTCAACTTTGTTGAGAACATTATGGATCAATGTATATACCAGAAGGTTAGTGGGAGTAAAATATGTTTCCTAGTtctgtatgtggatgatattttatttgcATCCAATGATAAGGGAATGATACATGATGTGAAATAATTTCTCTCTAAAAGTTTCGatatgaaagatatgggtgatgaATCTTATGTCATTGGTATTAAGATTCATCGATATAGACATCAAGGTACCTTAGGTTTATCTCAAGAAGCCTATATCAATAAAACTGTAGAGAGGTTTCGAATGAAAGATTGTTCACCAAGTGTAGCTCCTATTGTGAAGGGCGACAAGTTCAACTTGAATCAGTGCCCAAAGAACGAGCTGGAGAAGAAACAAATGAAAGACATTTCATACGCTTCTAGTGTTGGAAGCTTAATGTATGCTCAGGTTTGTACAAAACCTGACATAGCATTTGTTATTGGAATGTTAGGAAGATATCAGAGTAATCCAGGTCTTGACCACTGGAGAGCTGCAAAGAAAGTCTTCAGATATCTTCAAGGGACGAAAGATTACATGCTTATGTACAAACGATCAGATGACTTAGAAGTCATTGGCTACTCTGATTCAGACTTTGCTAGCTGTATTGATTCACGAAAATCAACTTCTAGATACATTTTTAGGTTAGACGGTGGAGCTATATCTTGGAGAAGTGCCAAACAAACTTTGATTACTACTTCTACTATGGAGGCTGAGTTTGTTTCTTGTTTTGAGGCTACCTCACATGGTGTATGGATAAAAAGTTTCATTTCTGGGCTGAGAATCGTCGACTCTATCTCTAAGCCATTAAAGTTATATTGTGACAATTCAGCTGCTGTGTTTTTGGCTAAGAATAACAAAAGTGGTAGTCGAAGCAAGCATATCGACATCAAGAATTTAGCCATAAGAGAACgtgttaaagaaaagaaagtggtCATTGAACACATCAACACTGAAGTGATGTTAGCTGATCCTTTAACTAAAGGCATGCCACCGCAGAAATTTAAGGATCATGTAGTCACAATGGGACTTAGTTCTACTATGTAAATTTTCATTGTAACAATGAATGTAGATGAAACTTTATTTTATATGACATTTATCTTATTTGAAACTGTGTGCACATTCAGTTTGTTTTGAGAAATGTCACTAAAGTATGGACCTAGAATAAACATTGAgtttattcattaattaataagGGGTAAGGCTTAGAGGCATAACACATTGTGATACATGAAAGATACTACTCTCTTTAGAGGAACTATCGTCATGATTCATGTCTTATGTTTCACATATGGGATGAGAGTATACGGACCAAGTGGGAGAATGTTGgcattttcttctttatgttcTGTAACTTCTCACTTATCCTCTCaacttgaatttcaaattcaaaattctctGATAACTGTTGCCGCCATTTTATAATGCCCAACTGCTCCTGATGGTGGAATTGTTATATAAATGTGTCATCTCCGGTTCTGGTCCCTAAGCATAATCCTCATAAAAAATTCACACCATCTAATGTGAGGTTGAGTGCTTAGAAGACTCACCGGAAAGCAACGTCGACAACGTTAGTTGACTACGACATCAACTACAGACCCTCAACAATGGCTGGAGGTATGTCTATTCCATATTCCCGCTGCGCTACTCTGATTTTTCGGCCAACACCCATCACATTTACAAATCTCATCTGTTAGAGAGCACACAActattttcttaattatgttCCAAATGTCTCTCATTATTGTACAAGCCTAATTCTTTGAAGAGGAATCCTCGAATTTATAGCTATGCGTTTTGCCGTTGTTTGAACATCGTTGAGTACTCATTCATATTATATTGTTTACTCTAGTTTTTGATACCAAAGCGTCtgttttataaattttagttCCTTATTAAAGGCAGTTGGAATCTAGAGTATTGAGATTTTTTTGACCAAATCCTTGATAATGCAAAAAGTATAGGTCAGACAAATGGACTCCCCGTCCAACACTAAGGCTGTGGATTCGAGCCATCAAAGGTGCAACTTTCACGGgaattgtgaaaaaaaatcaaaaagaaaaaatagccGTTGACGGGATAATTCATTAATTCCTGTCTGTTCAATGTTTTAGAGAGTATTCTTAGTGAATCCTTGGTTCTGCATCCAAGCACTCTCCAAGAATTTAAACAACGATCGAAATTCAAATGTGTTTGACACTCTCCGATTATTGAGATTTTATCTAGACAAATTCTTGAtagttataaaaataatatcagaCAAATGAGAAAGAGTACTAGATGAGATCTAACACAACAAATTATAATACTAAAATGCCACGTGAAGATGACAAATTGAAGGCTCCATGTGAGCTGCGAAGTAATAAATTATCAAGGAAAGCATCACGTCAAGTTTTGATATTCCAACTACCACCTATTAAACTTTTCCGACAGAGAGGTCCATGTTTACCTTGAATGATTCTTGTCCTCCATGGTTGAAGTAACAGAGTAAGAATTTTCTTTGAGAGGCCGGTCCAAAATCGAAAGAGAAGTAAACACGCTAGATAAAAAGGATGTTCAATATCTATCATATATAAACAGTATAATTTTCGATCGAAATGGATTGGAATGACCCTTTAACTAATATATTTGTTTTGTAAAATAATGTCTTAGCACGTTATTTGGTCTTTCTGGATTAATACAGAAGTACAAATTCTTAAACCATAGCATATGATACAGACTTGGATTTTAAATTTCTGACGGACCCGTCAATCCAGGAACAGAAAATTCATATGCACCATGGAGCAGAAATCAATAATTGTTTTCTGTTTAAAACTagatattttgtataattattaaGGGGGCAGAAATAGTGGCGAAATCAGAATTTTTACTAAGGGGagtcaaaattgaaaaaagtaaGCACACCAACTAGGCGCTCCACCACTTGGCAGAAATCAATAATTGTCTTTATCTTTAAAACTAAATATTTCGTATATTAAGAGGTTGAGAACAACATTGAAAGCCAAGAGAACTGAGGAAAATATCATGGCTAGTTCTGCTATTCCAGCAATTGATGTTTCTCCATATTTTAGATCAGATGAGGAAAATGAAGAAGGGAAAAAGAAGGCTATGGAGCAAATTAGAGACGCCTGTGTTAGCTATGGTTTCTTCCAGATTGCGAATCACGGAATTCCTTTGGACTCGTTGAGCACAACTATCGATATGTATAAGACTTTCTTTGCTACTTCAGATGAAGAAAAACTCTCTCTACCTGATTATTTAAAGAGCACACAGGAGTCAGCTGGGACTTATGAGCACTTCCGGATTCGTTTTTCATCCTCCTCTGCCTTCGATGTCTGCCCCAACAATCCACCTGCTTTCAGGTAATATTTTAATCTATTTCTGTTACAGGCCAGTTAGTTCTTCATTGCATCACAAATCAACTGCTTCTAATTTAGTTGAAATCCTTTTTTATGGTGTATCCAATAAGAACTAGTACGACTTTAAATATGTTTGTTATTCCTAGACAAGTATTGGAGGAGATGGCCTCCCATTTCACAAAGTTAGGAGTTTTGTTGGAGAGAATCATCAGTGAGTGCCTAGGCCTCCCTCCTGACTTCCTAGGAAACTACACAAATGATCGGTCACGGGATGCATTGATGGGCCTCCACTACTTTCCGGCGGAAGAAGACGAGAACACAGGAAAACCTGCACATGAAGATCCTGGCTGCTTCACCATTGTCTACCAGTATGAAGTTGGAGGCCTTCAGGTGCAAAAAGGTGGACAGTGGATTCCTATAGCGCCTTGCAAAGACAAACTAGTTGTTAACATTGGTGATGTGATTCAGGTAATTATTATACTTCGGCTGCTGGTTAACTCTAATTTCATTAGTTACCACTATCCCAAAATTTAAGCAATCAACTATTTTGTTGTTGACATAAAAAAGGTGCTAAGCAACAATAAATTCAAGAGTGCAATTCACAGAGTGGTGAGACCAACTGAAACCCACCGTTACTCGTGTGCGTTTTTCTATAACTTGCAAGGAGACAAGTGGGTTGAGCCATTACCACAGTTCACCACAGAAATTGGAGAGTCGCCCGAGTACAGAGGATTCCACTTCGACG encodes the following:
- the LOC107861924 gene encoding protein DMR6-LIKE OXYGENASE 2, whose translation is MASSAIPAIDVSPYFRSDEENEEGKKKAMEQIRDACVSYGFFQIANHGIPLDSLSTTIDMYKTFFATSDEEKLSLPDYLKSTQESAGTYEHFRIRFSSSSAFDVCPNNPPAFRQVLEEMASHFTKLGVLLERIISECLGLPPDFLGNYTNDRSRDALMGLHYFPAEEDENTGKPAHEDPGCFTIVYQYEVGGLQVQKGGQWIPIAPCKDKLVVNIGDVIQVLSNNKFKSAIHRVVRPTETHRYSCAFFYNLQGDKWVEPLPQFTTEIGESPEYRGFHFDEYLQLRLRNRSHPPARPEDFIHITHYSISS